A stretch of the Lolium perenne isolate Kyuss_39 chromosome 3, Kyuss_2.0, whole genome shotgun sequence genome encodes the following:
- the LOC127327092 gene encoding protoheme IX farnesyltransferase, mitochondrial yields the protein MWRGGATAASAARALRSRLLADPIRHPSGAIAPIASARAACSAPSAAAPAPTVAEAAAAAATVSSVAGSASDVLRHYGGCYWELSKARLSALVVATSGAGYVLGSGSIVDIAGLCYTCTGTMMVAASANTLNQVFEIKNDAKMKRTMRRPLPSGRISPVHAAMWATSVGAAGTALLACKANGLAAGLAASNLVLYAFVYTPLKQIHPINTWVGAVVGAIPPLLGWAAAASEVSLNSMILPAALYFWQLPHFMALAYLCREDYLAGGYRMLSFADPTGKRTAWVSLRNCLYMLPLGLFAYNCGLTSEWFSFEASLLTMGLTIGALSFVLDPTRKSARRMFHGSLLYLPALMAGLILHRLPNEQKEQNIHQTSEMAAGVLYDSELRDEERARQKREDQKKHSRVQSRPPVAYASVAPFPFLPVPVYVSTQGHEL from the exons ATGTGGAGAGGCGGCGCCACGGCCGCCTCCGCCGCGAGGGCTCTCCGCTCGCGCCTGCTCGCAGACCCCATCCGCCACCCATCTGGTGCTATCGCTCCCATCGCTTCGGCGCGCGCCGCCTGCTCCGCACCCTCTGCCGCTGCCCCTGCGCCCACCGTCGCTGAAGCGGCGGCCGCCGCAGCCACTGTCTCTTCGGTAGCTGGATCTGCCTCAGACGTACTGCGACACTACGGGGGGTGCTACTGGGAGCTCTCCAAAGCCCGCCTCAG CGCACTTGTTGTGGCAACATCGGGGGCTGGATATGTGCTCGGGAGTGGAAGCATTGTAGATATTGCTGGGCTTTGTTACACATGCACTGGTACCATGATGGTCGCAGCATCTGCCAATACTCTCAACCAG GTGTTCGAGATAAAGAATGATGCTAAAATGAAAAGGACAATGCGACGGCCCCTACCATCAGGGCGCATTAGTCCTGTGCATGCTGCCATGTGGGCTACAAGTGTTGGAGCTGCAGGAACAGCATTGTTGGCTTGCAAG GCTAATGGCTTAGCTGCTGGGCTTGCAGCATCCAATCTCGTTCTGTATGCATTTGTATACACTCCGTTGAAGCAAATACACCCTATCAATACATGGGTGGGAGCAGTTGTTGGTGCCATTCCGCCACTTCTAGG GTGGGCAGCAGCAGCATCTGAAGTGTCACTCAATTCTATGATACTGCCTGCTGCATTGTACTTCTGGCAGTTACCACATTTCATGGCCCTTGCGTACCTATGCCGTGAAGACTACCTTGCTGGAGG GTACCGAATGCTCTCTTTTGCTGATCCTACTGGTAAAAGAACTGCATGGGTATCACTCAGAAATTGTCTGTACATGCTGCCGTTGGGGTTATTTGCATATAACT GTGGTCTAACATCTGAGTGGTTCAGTTTTGAAGCATCACTTCTAACAATGGGCCTTACAATTGGAGCATTATCATTTGTCCTGGATCCTACTAGAAAAAGTGCAAGAAGGATGTTCCATGGGAGCCTTTTGTATCTCCCTGCTTTAATGGCTGGACTTATATTGCATCGGTTGCCTAACGAACAAAAGGAGCAAAACATCCACCAGACTAGTGAGATGGCTGCTGGGGTTCTCTATGATTCCGAGCTGCGGGATGAAGAAAGAGCTAGACAGAAACGGGAAGACCAGAAGAAACATTCTCGTGTTCAGTCACGCCCTCCAGTTGCCTATGCTTCTGTAGCTCCATTCCCCTTCTTACCTGTACCCGTTTACGTCTCTACGCAAGGTCACGAGTTATGA